A window from Prinia subflava isolate CZ2003 ecotype Zambia chromosome Z, Cam_Psub_1.2, whole genome shotgun sequence encodes these proteins:
- the LOC134564544 gene encoding serine/threonine-protein kinase PAK 3-like: MGATLPVPGENPVLGAQNQPPSLLWRRVFPKERPKGRKMPAKLRLLLLQGLSIQHQEESSAKMQFTALQDMGETLSPGGTWPLHNAASSTSSVLAPARAAAAGSEEGSSRQAANSSTSSSCTWSTSSSCGSREQLQERTEDEWLATLRMLVSEGDAEAKYTELETLGKGGFGTVCMAVETATGEEVAIKKISLLQESSSELCVNEIQVIRDKKNANLVSYVDSYLVGKQLWLVMEYMDGGSLQDVIRETQMEEGEIAAVSRECLQGLDFLHCQQVIHRDIKSHNILLGLDGSVKLADFGLAAQLTAEQSKWRSAVRTIYWMVPEIFTRKPYGPKVDIWSLGIVGIEMVEGAPPHLMKTARTVRQLISSGGRPRLQKPRQQSAWLRDFLHCCLETDEDRRWSAQELLQHPFVTSAKPTSSLTPLIMAAQQFTADRRY; this comes from the exons ATGGGC GCCACATTGCCCGTGCCTGGAGAGAATCCAGTCCTTGG AGCTCAAAACCAACCTCCGAGCCTTCTCTGGCGGCGTGTCTTCCCGAAGGAGAGGCCAAAGGGGAGGAAGATGCCCGCCAAGCTgcgcctgctgctgctgcagggcctgaGCATCCAGCATCA GGAAGAGAGCAGTGCAAAGATGCAGTTCACAGCCTTGCAGGATATGGGGGAGACACTGTCCCCAGGAGGGACGTGGCCTCTCCACAATGCAGCT AGCTCCACCTCCTCTGTCCTGGCACCTGCacgagctgcagctgcaggctctgaAGAAGGCTCCAGTCGCCAAGCTGCAAACTCAAGCACGAGCAGCTCGTGCACCTGGAGCAcgagcagctcctgtggcagcagagagcagctgcaaGAGAGGACAGAGGACGAGTGGCTGGCCACGCTGA GGATGCTGGTGAGCGAGGGAGATGCCGAGGCTAAATACACAGAACTGGAAACTCTTGGCAAAGG GGGTTTCGGCACCGTGTGCATGGCAGTGGAGACTGCCACAGGAGAAGAG GTGGCCATAAAGAAAATCAGTCTCCTGcaagagagcagcagtgaacTGTGCGTGAATGAAATCCAGGTCATACGCGACAAGAAGAACGCCAACCTTGTGAGCTATGTAGACAG CTACCTGGTGGGCAAACAACTCTGGCTGGTGATGGAGTACATGGACGGAGGTTCTTTACAGGATGTCATCAGGGAGACTCAGATGGAAGAAGGAGAGATAGCAGCTGTCTCTCGAGAG tgccTGCAAGGCCTGGATTTCCTTCACTGCCAGCAAGTGATCCACCGAGACATCAAAAGCCACAACATTCTCCTGGGCTTGGACGGATCTGTCAAGTTGG CTGATTTTGGCCTCGCTGCTCAGctcactgctgagcagagcaAATGGAGATCAGCTGTCAGGACTATTTACTGGATGGTGCCAGAAATTTTCACCAGGAAGCCCTATGGCCCCAAAGTGGACATCTGGTCCCTTGGCATTGTGGGGATCGAGATGGTGGAAGGAGCGCCTCCTCACCTGATGAAAACCGCCCGCACG GTCCGACAGCTGATAAGCAGCGGGGGCAGGCCGAGGCTGCAGAAGCCCAGGCAGCAGTCCGCTTGGCTGCGAGacttcctgcactgctgcctggaGACAGACGAGGACAGGCGCTGGTCTGCCCAGGAGCTTCTGCAG CATCCGTTTGTAACCTCAGCCAAGCCGACCTCCAGCCTGACGCCTCTCATCATGGCAGCACAGCAGTTCACGGCCGACAGGAGATACTAG